The following proteins are co-located in the Clostridiales bacterium genome:
- the recA gene encoding recombinase RecA, producing the protein MAINKEDKDKALEAAMLQIQKQFGKGAIMKLGSEAANMSIEAIPTGAVSLDIASGIGGIPRGRIIEIYGPESSGKTTLTLHIVAEAQKMGGKAAFIDAEHALDPEYAKNLGVDVNELLVSQPDTGEQALEICEMLVRSGAIDVVVVDSVAALVPKAEIQGEMGDSHVGLQARLMSQALRKLAGAINKSNTSAIFINQLREKVGIMFGNPEVTTGGRALKFYASMRLDVRKIESIKSGDAVLGNRTRVKIVKNKVAPPFKQAEFDIMYGQGISREGDVLDCAVEAKIVEKAGSWYSFNGDRIGQGRENVKNFLAENKAILAQIEERLMSSIKVEKPMNVDEDGVIIED; encoded by the coding sequence ATGGCGATCAATAAAGAAGATAAGGATAAAGCCCTGGAAGCGGCAATGCTTCAGATTCAAAAGCAGTTTGGCAAGGGTGCTATCATGAAACTTGGCAGTGAAGCAGCCAACATGAGCATTGAAGCAATTCCTACCGGTGCCGTAAGCCTGGATATCGCTAGCGGCATAGGAGGGATTCCAAGGGGTAGAATTATTGAAATTTATGGGCCTGAATCCTCCGGTAAAACAACCCTCACGCTTCATATTGTGGCGGAGGCTCAAAAAATGGGAGGCAAGGCTGCGTTCATCGATGCGGAGCACGCCCTCGATCCGGAATATGCAAAGAATCTTGGTGTTGACGTCAACGAACTGCTGGTTTCTCAGCCGGATACAGGAGAACAAGCCCTCGAAATTTGTGAAATGCTGGTTCGGAGCGGAGCCATTGATGTGGTCGTTGTCGACTCAGTTGCTGCACTCGTTCCAAAAGCGGAAATTCAAGGAGAAATGGGAGACAGTCATGTTGGTTTGCAAGCACGTCTTATGTCTCAGGCGCTCAGAAAGTTAGCAGGGGCAATCAACAAATCCAATACCTCCGCGATTTTCATCAATCAGCTTCGTGAAAAAGTCGGCATCATGTTCGGAAATCCCGAAGTAACTACAGGAGGAAGAGCACTGAAGTTTTATGCCTCCATGCGTCTGGACGTCAGAAAAATAGAAAGCATTAAATCAGGCGATGCCGTTTTAGGTAATCGTACCAGAGTTAAAATTGTAAAAAATAAGGTTGCACCGCCTTTCAAGCAGGCAGAGTTTGATATTATGTATGGTCAGGGGATATCGAGAGAAGGTGATGTTCTCGACTGTGCAGTAGAAGCCAAAATTGTGGAGAAAGCAGGATCCTGGTACAGCTTCAACGGAGACCGGATCGGGCAAGGAAGAGAAAACGTCAAAAACTTTTTGGCAGAGAACAAAGCTATCCTCGCACAGATTGAAGAGCGTCTCATGAGCAGCATCAAAGTAGAAAAGCCAATGAACGTAGATGAAGATGGAGTTATTATCGAAGATTAG
- the rimO gene encoding 30S ribosomal protein S12 methylthiotransferase RimO gives MNIYIETLGCAKNASDSETAAGILEAAGHVIVKSPAEADGIMVNTCGFINDAKKESIGRIFDMTEYKKNGGILIVSGCLSQRYGEELYKEMPEVDIFLGVNDYPALPEILNNHVKGKREKYFSVYEKGFLETGYRKRTDNGYSATIKIAEGCNNVCAYCVIPSIRGPYRSKKMEDILKEARQLAEDGCKELILIAQDVTAYGLDLYKELRLAKLVKELCRVEGIQWIRLMYCYEDRITDELIEVMATEEKVCHYIDIPIQHVSDKILRSMHRRSTKASILNTIGRLRKAMPDIHIRTTLITGFPGEDKDDFQELIEFIESQKFERLGVFTYSKEEGTPASKMANQVREDTKQKRKDLLMTKQLEIALSSNEQKIGTLLEVLVEEAEEDGSYTGRSRYDAPEIDNTVLFSSDFLCMPGDIVNVRITDAFDYDLVGRTEE, from the coding sequence ATGAATATATATATAGAAACATTAGGCTGCGCGAAGAACGCCAGCGATTCGGAAACAGCGGCAGGCATTCTGGAGGCAGCAGGACATGTAATCGTTAAGAGTCCGGCGGAAGCAGACGGAATCATGGTCAACACCTGTGGCTTCATTAACGATGCAAAGAAGGAATCCATCGGAAGAATCTTCGATATGACAGAATATAAAAAGAACGGTGGGATCCTCATTGTATCCGGCTGCCTGTCTCAGCGGTATGGAGAAGAGCTCTACAAGGAAATGCCCGAGGTTGATATTTTCCTTGGTGTAAATGACTATCCTGCACTTCCGGAAATACTTAACAACCATGTTAAGGGAAAACGAGAAAAGTATTTCAGCGTCTATGAAAAGGGCTTTCTGGAAACAGGATATCGAAAAAGAACAGACAACGGATACAGCGCGACGATCAAGATTGCTGAGGGGTGCAACAACGTATGTGCCTACTGTGTTATTCCATCCATTCGAGGACCTTACCGCAGCAAAAAAATGGAGGATATACTAAAAGAGGCTCGTCAGCTCGCAGAAGACGGCTGCAAGGAGCTGATTCTCATCGCCCAGGATGTTACGGCTTATGGCCTTGATCTTTATAAGGAGCTTCGGCTTGCAAAACTGGTCAAAGAACTTTGCCGTGTGGAGGGAATCCAGTGGATCAGACTGATGTACTGCTACGAAGACCGGATCACCGATGAGCTCATTGAGGTGATGGCCACAGAAGAAAAGGTCTGCCATTATATCGATATTCCGATTCAGCATGTCAGCGACAAGATTCTAAGGTCCATGCACAGAAGATCCACAAAAGCTTCCATCCTAAATACCATCGGCAGGCTGCGAAAGGCAATGCCCGATATTCACATTAGAACGACGCTGATTACCGGCTTTCCCGGCGAAGACAAGGATGATTTTCAGGAACTGATCGAGTTTATAGAGAGTCAGAAATTTGAACGTCTTGGCGTCTTTACCTACTCCAAGGAAGAGGGAACACCTGCTTCGAAAATGGCGAATCAGGTTCGTGAAGATACGAAGCAAAAACGAAAGGATCTTTTGATGACAAAGCAGCTGGAAATTGCGCTTTCTTCAAACGAGCAGAAAATTGGAACTCTGCTTGAGGTTCTGGTGGAAGAGGCCGAGGAAGACGGAAGCTATACAGGCCGAAGCAGATACGATGCCCCTGAAATCGATAATACAGTTCTTTTCTCGTCGGATTTTTTATGTATGCCCGGGGACATCGTCAATGTCAGAATCACTGACGCCTTTGATTATGATCTCGTCGGCAGAACGGAGGAATAA
- the rbsD gene encoding D-ribose pyranase, translated as MKKSILLNSNISHQISCMRHKDQIVIGDAGLPVPQGVSEIDLAITRGVPDFFTVLKTVLSELCIEKIILAEELKTAGPESIKIHDGILSLVKLMEAESGIKVETEYVTHEVFKSRTAESKAVIRTGEFTPYSNIILVSGVVF; from the coding sequence ATGAAAAAAAGCATTCTATTGAATTCAAACATCAGTCACCAGATTTCCTGTATGCGACATAAGGATCAAATTGTAATCGGCGATGCAGGGTTACCCGTCCCGCAGGGTGTTTCAGAAATTGATCTGGCGATAACAAGAGGAGTTCCAGATTTCTTTACGGTATTAAAAACTGTTTTGTCGGAATTATGTATCGAGAAAATCATTTTAGCCGAAGAACTAAAAACAGCAGGCCCTGAAAGCATAAAAATCCATGATGGAATCTTATCCCTTGTAAAACTAATGGAAGCAGAGTCGGGGATAAAGGTCGAAACAGAGTATGTTACTCATGAAGTTTTTAAAAGCAGAACAGCAGAAAGCAAAGCCGTAATCAGAACCGGTGAATTCACCCCTTACAGCAATATCATTCTGGTATCCGGAGTGGTATTCTGA
- a CDS encoding competence/damage-inducible protein A, whose amino-acid sequence MKSAILSVGTELLFGQITNTNSVFLSQQLNLLGIDVMYHYTVGDNPKRLAEMIRQAFTDCDLIITTGGLGPTQDDLTKEIAAEVLHDELILHEDLLKDLEDYFIRINREMTENNKKQVYLPSRADIFDNDAGTAPGFALEENGKTIICLPGPPREMTRMFQRRVKPYLEAKTDSVIFYKQLRTFGIGESKLESDLQQWIDGQTDPTLATYAKEGEACLRITSKRPTLEEAKAAVEDMIEQVNEKIGPYVYSYDDEEFYLVVGKKLLDKNITFSCAESCTGGLFAQTLTEVPGISAVFDRGIVTYSNKAKMEELGVRQETLSQYGAVSEETAIEMAEGLKKATETRLCISVTGIAGPDGGTEEKPVGLVYISAILDDKRISKKIQVRNISRKWNRNYTVLCMLDIVNRLIDQRL is encoded by the coding sequence ATGAAATCAGCAATATTAAGTGTCGGAACAGAATTGCTTTTCGGTCAAATCACGAATACCAACTCTGTATTTTTATCTCAGCAGCTGAACCTGCTGGGGATTGATGTGATGTACCACTACACAGTAGGAGATAATCCGAAGCGCCTTGCAGAAATGATTCGTCAGGCGTTCACCGACTGTGATCTAATCATAACAACAGGAGGGCTGGGGCCCACACAGGACGATCTTACGAAAGAAATTGCAGCAGAGGTTCTCCATGATGAGCTAATCCTCCATGAGGACCTGTTGAAGGATCTTGAGGATTATTTCATAAGAATCAACCGTGAAATGACAGAAAATAACAAAAAGCAGGTTTATCTGCCTTCCAGAGCAGACATCTTTGATAATGACGCCGGAACAGCACCCGGCTTTGCCCTTGAGGAAAACGGAAAAACCATCATTTGTTTGCCGGGGCCGCCAAGAGAAATGACTCGCATGTTTCAAAGAAGAGTGAAGCCCTATCTGGAAGCAAAAACAGACAGCGTGATTTTTTATAAGCAGCTTCGCACCTTTGGAATCGGAGAATCCAAGCTGGAATCCGATCTGCAGCAGTGGATTGACGGACAGACGGATCCAACCCTGGCCACCTATGCCAAAGAAGGTGAAGCTTGCCTCAGAATCACATCAAAACGACCTACACTGGAGGAAGCAAAAGCAGCAGTGGAGGACATGATTGAGCAGGTGAATGAAAAAATCGGTCCGTATGTTTACAGCTATGACGATGAGGAGTTCTATCTCGTGGTGGGGAAAAAGCTTCTTGACAAAAACATAACCTTCTCCTGTGCTGAATCCTGTACGGGAGGACTTTTCGCACAGACGCTTACAGAGGTGCCGGGAATATCAGCAGTCTTTGACAGAGGGATTGTAACCTACAGCAACAAGGCAAAGATGGAAGAGCTGGGTGTCCGGCAGGAGACCCTTTCCCAATATGGTGCAGTAAGCGAAGAAACGGCCATTGAAATGGCGGAAGGGCTGAAAAAGGCCACCGAAACAAGACTCTGTATTTCCGTAACAGGAATCGCAGGGCCCGATGGAGGAACCGAAGAAAAACCTGTCGGTCTGGTTTATATCAGCGCAATCCTTGACGATAAGAGGATCAGCAAAAAGATTCAGGTTCGGAACATCAGCAGAAAATGGAACCGAAATTACACGGTTTTATGCATGCTTGACATCGTTAATCGCCTTATCGATCAAAGGTTATAA
- the pgsA gene encoding CDP-diacylglycerol--glycerol-3-phosphate 3-phosphatidyltransferase — protein sequence MNLPNKLTMLRIILIPVFIIVLMTGHYYISAIIFILASSTDALDGYIARKYNLVTNFGKIMDPLADKMLVLSALVCLVELGDIAGWMVIVILAREFTITGLRTVAAAQGIVIAAGWSGKFKTVLQMIAVPALLLQNWPFSLIGFPFAEIMLWASVIMTIISGIEYVIKNKSVFSM from the coding sequence ATGAATTTGCCCAACAAACTGACCATGCTTCGAATAATATTAATTCCGGTGTTTATAATAGTCCTCATGACAGGTCACTATTATATCTCAGCGATCATTTTCATTCTTGCCTCCTCAACAGATGCACTCGATGGCTATATCGCAAGAAAGTATAATCTTGTTACAAACTTTGGAAAGATAATGGATCCGCTGGCGGATAAGATGCTTGTGCTTTCTGCGCTCGTTTGTCTCGTGGAGCTTGGTGATATTGCCGGCTGGATGGTAATTGTAATTTTGGCAAGGGAGTTTACCATAACAGGATTACGTACAGTTGCGGCTGCTCAAGGAATCGTCATTGCTGCCGGATGGTCTGGAAAGTTTAAAACCGTTCTGCAAATGATTGCCGTTCCTGCGCTGCTTCTGCAAAACTGGCCGTTTTCGCTCATCGGCTTTCCGTTTGCAGAGATCATGCTTTGGGCATCGGTGATCATGACCATTATTTCCGGAATTGAATACGTAATCAAAAACAAAAGTGTTTTTTCAATGTAG
- a CDS encoding LysM peptidoglycan-binding domain-containing protein has product MLNEKKIRTVILTAAAACCITLSSAGAVYADSPAVYTVVKGDSLFKIGQVFFTDTGTLMKKNNLTTSSLNIGQELKVSCRTYTVKKGDSLYLLSQKFKISLDQLRKANNLYTDTLNIGQVLNLPGTEIETASNTPGTESETDGAPGTEIEGAENTSDSGTYTQAEIDLLSRLIHAEAQGESYETKVAVGAVVVNRMESGLFPTTINGVIYQNINGYYQFTPVVNGWINKLADDEAVKAASEALEGADPSKGALFYYDTGTTNQWILSKPVTAKIGNMVFAL; this is encoded by the coding sequence ATGCTCAATGAAAAAAAGATCAGAACTGTCATTCTGACCGCAGCGGCAGCTTGCTGTATCACGTTGTCTTCAGCTGGAGCGGTTTATGCGGATTCGCCGGCGGTGTACACGGTCGTAAAAGGAGATTCCCTATTTAAAATAGGCCAAGTCTTTTTTACCGACACAGGTACATTGATGAAGAAGAACAATCTGACGACATCCTCTTTGAACATCGGACAGGAACTAAAGGTTTCCTGCAGAACCTATACGGTAAAAAAGGGAGACTCCTTGTATCTGCTTTCGCAGAAGTTCAAGATCTCACTGGATCAATTGAGAAAGGCTAACAACCTCTATACCGATACGCTAAACATCGGACAGGTATTAAATTTACCGGGGACAGAGATTGAAACAGCGTCCAATACTCCGGGCACAGAGTCTGAAACTGATGGGGCTCCAGGTACAGAAATAGAGGGGGCTGAGAATACATCTGACAGCGGAACCTACACCCAAGCTGAAATTGATCTGTTATCGCGGCTGATTCATGCAGAAGCTCAAGGCGAGTCCTATGAAACAAAAGTGGCAGTAGGCGCTGTAGTGGTAAATCGAATGGAGAGCGGATTATTCCCGACAACGATTAATGGAGTGATCTACCAAAATATCAACGGATATTATCAGTTTACTCCTGTTGTTAACGGCTGGATTAACAAACTGGCTGATGATGAAGCGGTCAAAGCAGCAAGTGAAGCCCTTGAGGGAGCAGATCCGTCAAAAGGAGCGCTGTTTTATTATGATACAGGGACAACAAATCAATGGATCCTTTCCAAACCTGTTACTGCAAAAATCGGTAATATGGTTTTCGCGCTATAA
- a CDS encoding ATP-binding cassette domain-containing protein: MPDTIISMKNINKDFTGVSVLKHVDFNIYDGNIMALIGENGAGKSTLMKILTGVYTKTSGDVLWNNNPVHFSTITDSQKQGIAIIHQELNLIQNLSIGENIFLGREPVNSIGKINWKKLYEEAKVWLDTLGLKEDPRTLIKNISVGKQQLVEIAKALSLNARVIIMDEPTGALTVAETEKLFGVIRELKAKGKSIVYISHRLKEIFELCDHVTVLRDGELIGESPIESLDEDKIIEMMVGRKLSEQYPSILSKPGKTVLEVKELCNQFVHKISFALREGEIVGVAGLMGAGRTELARTLFGIYAKESGEILLSGNKIRLKNPADAIKHGIAYVSEDRKANGIVLGLNVRENITLAALKAYSSKVGAVYKSQEEETTDKYIKSMSIKTSGSKQLVRYLSGGNQQKVSIAKSLETKPKVLILDEPTRGVDVGAKKEIYDLINLFKQQGMCILMISSEIPEIIGMSDRIMVMHEGTLTGTLDRSEVTQESIMSLAVGKDVD, encoded by the coding sequence ATGCCTGATACAATAATTTCCATGAAAAATATCAATAAAGATTTTACAGGAGTCTCGGTGCTGAAACACGTCGATTTCAACATTTACGATGGAAACATCATGGCGCTGATTGGAGAAAATGGTGCGGGAAAATCTACCTTAATGAAAATTCTAACCGGCGTTTATACAAAAACTTCCGGGGATGTTCTATGGAATAACAATCCGGTGCACTTTTCAACGATAACTGACTCTCAGAAACAGGGAATCGCAATCATTCATCAGGAACTGAACCTCATCCAGAATCTCTCCATTGGAGAAAATATCTTCCTTGGAAGAGAACCCGTTAATAGCATCGGAAAAATTAATTGGAAGAAGCTTTACGAGGAAGCGAAGGTATGGCTGGATACCCTTGGACTGAAGGAAGATCCACGCACATTGATTAAAAATATAAGTGTAGGAAAGCAGCAGCTTGTGGAGATTGCAAAAGCACTATCGCTGAATGCACGTGTGATTATTATGGATGAACCTACCGGGGCACTCACCGTAGCAGAAACAGAAAAATTGTTCGGTGTCATTCGTGAATTAAAAGCGAAAGGAAAAAGCATTGTTTATATCTCCCATCGACTGAAAGAAATATTTGAACTCTGCGATCATGTTACGGTCTTAAGGGATGGAGAGCTGATTGGCGAAAGTCCTATCGAATCTCTTGACGAAGATAAGATCATTGAGATGATGGTAGGCAGAAAGCTCAGTGAACAATATCCCTCGATTTTGTCAAAACCAGGAAAGACTGTGCTGGAAGTAAAAGAACTTTGCAATCAATTTGTTCACAAGATATCCTTTGCACTCAGAGAAGGTGAGATCGTCGGCGTTGCCGGTCTTATGGGAGCAGGTCGTACAGAGCTGGCCAGAACACTCTTTGGTATTTATGCTAAGGAAAGCGGAGAGATACTCCTTTCAGGGAACAAAATTCGCTTGAAGAATCCGGCAGATGCGATTAAGCATGGAATCGCTTATGTCTCAGAGGATCGTAAGGCCAACGGGATTGTCCTCGGGTTAAACGTGAGAGAAAACATAACCCTTGCGGCTCTAAAAGCCTATAGCAGTAAAGTTGGAGCTGTATATAAATCACAAGAAGAAGAAACAACGGACAAATATATAAAATCCATGTCGATCAAAACATCCGGTTCGAAACAACTTGTGAGATACCTAAGCGGAGGGAATCAACAAAAGGTCTCCATCGCAAAAAGTCTAGAAACAAAGCCAAAGGTTCTGATCCTCGACGAGCCTACCCGTGGGGTGGATGTCGGTGCAAAGAAGGAAATCTATGATCTGATCAATCTGTTTAAGCAACAGGGCATGTGCATCCTTATGATCTCTTCTGAAATCCCTGAGATTATCGGGATGAGCGACAGGATCATGGTAATGCATGAAGGAACGCTCACAGGCACCTTGGATCGATCGGAAGTCACCCAGGAAAGCATCATGAGCCTGGCTGTGGGAAAGGATGTGGATTAA
- the rbsK gene encoding ribokinase, which produces MITVVGSLNMDLVISADKIPRPGETVLGKNLQQIPGGKGANQADAAARLGAEVILIGCVGEDDFGKRLLNSLKQDGVNIENILIKQTQSTGVASIIVEASGNNAITVAPGANYHLTSEDVEALRTVIAASDIVLSQLETPIDSVRTALKIARSSGKKTILNPAPAADLDDDILSLVDILTPNETELEYLSGHRTDSIENILLAGKILIARGVKELVITIGSMGCVHMKGEEATHYRAHQVNAVDTTAAGDSFSAALAVSLSNGRALADAIGFSMKVAAMTVTKKGAQTSLPHLEEVEAFDEWIKLQQIDSRGETE; this is translated from the coding sequence ATGATTACTGTAGTTGGCAGTCTGAATATGGATCTTGTAATATCTGCGGATAAGATACCGCGCCCAGGAGAAACTGTGCTCGGCAAAAACCTACAGCAAATACCAGGGGGAAAAGGGGCAAATCAAGCTGATGCTGCAGCCCGGCTGGGAGCCGAAGTAATTCTGATCGGCTGTGTGGGTGAGGATGACTTTGGAAAACGCCTCCTAAACTCACTAAAGCAGGACGGTGTAAATATAGAAAATATATTAATCAAGCAAACGCAGTCCACAGGAGTTGCTTCTATTATCGTCGAAGCATCCGGAAACAATGCTATAACGGTAGCTCCCGGAGCGAATTATCACCTGACTTCAGAGGATGTAGAAGCGTTACGAACTGTCATCGCGGCATCTGATATTGTACTTTCACAGCTTGAGACACCCATTGACAGTGTTCGCACTGCATTGAAAATCGCGCGTTCAAGTGGTAAAAAGACCATCTTAAATCCAGCGCCGGCGGCAGATCTTGACGATGACATTTTATCGCTGGTCGATATTTTGACACCAAATGAAACAGAACTGGAATATTTAAGTGGTCACAGAACCGATTCCATTGAAAATATCCTATTAGCTGGAAAAATCCTCATAGCAAGAGGCGTTAAGGAGTTGGTCATAACCATTGGTTCCATGGGCTGTGTTCATATGAAAGGCGAAGAAGCAACCCATTATCGAGCACATCAGGTCAATGCCGTGGACACCACCGCCGCGGGCGACAGCTTTAGTGCTGCACTTGCGGTTTCTCTCAGCAACGGAAGAGCGCTAGCTGATGCGATTGGGTTTTCTATGAAGGTCGCAGCAATGACAGTTACAAAAAAGGGAGCGCAAACCTCTCTGCCTCATTTGGAGGAGGTCGAAGCTTTTGATGAATGGATTAAATTACAGCAGATAGATTCAAGAGGAGAAACTGAATGA
- a CDS encoding AraC family transcriptional regulator, with protein MESLKQLNLAMKYIEANLDSEIDFGKAAQIACCSEYHFRRMFSFLSGISLSEYVRRRRLAQAALEISSSDIKIIDAAIKYGYDSPDSFARAFQSLHGVTPKEARKKGTQLKAVPPMTFQLTIKGGNEMDYRIVEKEAFQVIGLRKKVALKYQGVNPEIAEMWSSLTMDDITELKGLSSTEPRGFISATLNFTGGREEGTEIDHVIGVAALGKEAGRWQTLEVPATAWAVFTVVGKFPDALQETWARIFAEWFTVSGYELSEGPEILWNEQKDTSVPDYKSEIWIPVKKK; from the coding sequence ATGGAATCGCTGAAACAATTGAATCTTGCTATGAAATATATTGAGGCAAATTTAGACTCAGAAATCGACTTTGGTAAGGCGGCGCAGATCGCATGCTGCTCGGAATATCATTTCAGAAGGATGTTTTCCTTTTTAAGCGGAATTTCTCTGAGTGAATATGTCAGACGCAGACGCCTAGCCCAGGCTGCTTTGGAAATCAGCAGCAGTGATATTAAAATTATAGATGCTGCAATAAAATATGGTTATGATTCGCCGGATTCCTTTGCCAGGGCCTTTCAATCACTCCATGGCGTAACACCAAAAGAAGCCAGAAAGAAAGGTACTCAATTGAAAGCGGTTCCTCCAATGACCTTCCAGCTCACCATAAAAGGAGGAAATGAAATGGATTATCGAATTGTTGAAAAAGAAGCGTTTCAAGTCATCGGACTTAGAAAGAAAGTAGCACTGAAATATCAGGGAGTCAATCCTGAAATTGCCGAGATGTGGTCAAGTCTTACCATGGACGATATCACGGAACTAAAAGGACTGTCTAGCACTGAGCCCCGCGGTTTTATCAGTGCGACTCTGAATTTTACAGGAGGAAGAGAAGAAGGCACGGAAATCGATCATGTTATCGGTGTTGCCGCCTTGGGAAAAGAAGCGGGCCGCTGGCAAACGCTTGAAGTACCAGCAACCGCGTGGGCGGTATTTACCGTAGTAGGGAAATTTCCTGATGCGCTTCAGGAAACCTGGGCCAGAATTTTCGCAGAGTGGTTTACCGTCTCTGGTTATGAGCTTTCCGAAGGTCCGGAGATCCTCTGGAATGAACAGAAGGATACCAGTGTTCCTGATTATAAAAGTGAAATTTGGATTCCTGTTAAGAAAAAGTAA
- a CDS encoding LacI family transcriptional regulator — protein MQVTIKEIAKEAEVSTATVSMILNNKDKNISEATRNRVLEIAKKRNYIPNTMARSLVTRHTRTIGLIMPDIVNPFFPEIARGAEDRASKSRYSIIYCNTDDNLIREDSYVDILTEKMVDGIIFTHSADRKGSTERLKRCQVPIILIDRDYDLPNVIGKVLVDNTKASQMAVNYLLSKGYRKIAYIAGSMNTQTAQDRLEGYKKALEESNLECSQRYIKIGEYKSQWGSDATKEFLREGIPFDAIFGGNDLIAIGAMKALKEAGLKVPDDIGVMGFDDIYMSSIVEPSLTTIKQPNYEMGYKAAELLINSIEGHGEQREAHDAEKAILGTELTIRESTR, from the coding sequence ATGCAGGTCACAATCAAAGAAATTGCAAAGGAAGCGGAAGTTTCCACAGCTACGGTATCGATGATTCTGAACAATAAGGATAAGAACATCAGCGAAGCAACTAGAAACCGTGTTCTGGAAATTGCAAAGAAAAGAAATTATATTCCCAATACCATGGCACGGAGCCTGGTAACAAGACATACCAGAACCATTGGTTTGATCATGCCTGACATAGTAAACCCATTTTTCCCCGAAATTGCAAGGGGTGCAGAAGATAGGGCAAGTAAGTCAAGATATAGTATTATTTACTGCAATACAGACGATAATCTCATCCGAGAGGATTCTTATGTAGATATTTTGACCGAAAAGATGGTGGACGGAATTATATTCACCCATTCCGCCGACAGAAAAGGCAGCACGGAGCGGCTGAAAAGATGCCAAGTACCCATAATCCTGATAGACCGAGATTATGATCTTCCGAATGTTATCGGTAAGGTTCTGGTTGATAATACAAAAGCCTCTCAGATGGCGGTGAATTATCTTTTGAGCAAAGGATACCGAAAAATCGCGTATATTGCAGGCTCTATGAATACTCAAACAGCTCAGGATCGTTTAGAAGGCTACAAAAAAGCATTGGAAGAAAGCAACTTGGAATGCAGCCAGCGTTATATCAAAATAGGAGAATACAAGAGTCAATGGGGATCAGATGCAACGAAGGAATTTCTCAGAGAAGGAATCCCCTTTGATGCAATTTTTGGCGGCAACGATTTGATTGCCATCGGTGCAATGAAAGCCCTAAAAGAAGCCGGGTTAAAAGTACCGGATGATATCGGTGTGATGGGTTTTGATGATATCTATATGTCCAGTATCGTTGAGCCATCACTTACGACGATTAAGCAACCCAACTACGAGATGGGATATAAGGCCGCTGAGCTTCTAATTAATTCAATTGAAGGTCACGGGGAACAAAGAGAAGCTCATGATGCTGAAAAAGCAATCTTGGGAACAGAATTAACGATTAGGGAATCAACGAGATAA